From Anopheles arabiensis isolate DONGOLA chromosome 3, AaraD3, whole genome shotgun sequence, a single genomic window includes:
- the LOC120905026 gene encoding uncharacterized protein DDB_G0271670-like, whose product MAATSKASGGESGGGEPSKGAIGTPDGGKGDDAGAPSPPIPTGSSSSSSSSSTLLFGRYRQEQARNGAAFPPGSARPAAAAATKSNTNSNTQPSATKGWPGKRAQPEGKDNTSVPDRSTNGIRSGDGIKPAAATTSTTTSASTREQQQSRSSAPTSSSSSSSASASSKSARGS is encoded by the coding sequence ATGGCCGCAACATCGAAGGCCAGTGGTGGCGAATCGGGCGGCGGCGAACCGTCGAAGGGCGCCATCGGAACGCCGGATGGTGGTAAGGGTGATGATGCTGGAGCACCATCGCCACCAATCCCTACgggttcatcatcatcatcatcatcatcatctacgCTTCTTTTTGGACGCTATCGGCAAGAGCAGGCTAGAAACGGTGCCGCCTTTCCCCCCGGTTCAGCAAGGCCGGCTGCTGCAGCGGCTACCAAAAGtaacaccaacagcaacacgCAACCCTCGGCAACGAAGGGGTGGCCTGGCAAACGCGCCCAGCCTGAAGGAAAGGACAACACGTCCGTTCCGGATCGTTCAACGAATGGCATTCGCTCGGGAGATGGAataaaaccagcagcagcaacaacatcaacaacaactaGTGCCTCAACCAGAGAGCAGCAACAGTCCCGTTCTTCTGCTCCTacatcgtcgtcctcctcctcttccgcGTCCGCATCGTCGAAAAGTGCGCGCGGGAGTTGA